The genomic segment AAAAATGGCGCTCTTGATTACCGATAAATGTATCAACTGTGATATGTGCTTACCGGAATGCCCAAATGAAGCAATCTATGAGGGCGAGAAGTTTTATGAAATTGATGTCAATCGTTGTACCGAGTGTGTGGGTTTCTATGATCATCAAACCTGTATTGCCGTCTGTCCGATTGAATGCATTGTGCCGCATCCCGAGCATCGGGAAACGCAAGAACAGTTAATGGAGAAATTTAAAGGTTTGAATCTGTTCAAAGCTTGAATGATGCATGAAGTCTGATGACTTCATCTAAGAACAACCTTGGGGAAAGATAAAAATAAGGGTTGAAAACAAAAACTGTCCAGAGGAAAGGAACAGCTAAAAGCGATTGGGGACGCTTTTGGCTGATCTAACAATAACTAAAAAAAGGAACCCGGGTGTTAGCATCCTGAGTTCCTATAAAGCAAAAATAATAATAGGTGTTTGAGATTAAGCACCTGGAATGTGGGGATTCCAGGTGCTCTTTTTTTTACTGACCAGAGCGAATGATGTAATCAAAGGCAGA from the Acinetobacter sp. YWS30-1 genome contains:
- a CDS encoding YfhL family 4Fe-4S dicluster ferredoxin, with product MALLITDKCINCDMCLPECPNEAIYEGEKFYEIDVNRCTECVGFYDHQTCIAVCPIECIVPHPEHRETQEQLMEKFKGLNLFKA